Proteins encoded together in one Quercus lobata isolate SW786 chromosome 3, ValleyOak3.0 Primary Assembly, whole genome shotgun sequence window:
- the LOC115979504 gene encoding uncharacterized protein LOC115979504, with protein MAIDLSRISLRPFKLTDVDDFMLWAGDDQVTRFLRWKTFTSKEEALTFINDVCIPHPWRRSICIDDRSIGFISIFPGSGDDRCRADMGYGIATKYWGQGITTKAVKTALSQVFKDLPNLVRLQSFVVVENIASQRVLEKAGFLKEGMLRKYTYLKGNLEDLFVSSFLATNSFPVVDP; from the coding sequence ATGGCCATTGATCTATCAAGAATTTCTCTCCGTCCCTTTAAGCTAACAGACGTGGATGATTTCATGTTATGGGCAGGTGATGATCAAGTTACACGGTTCCTCCGATGGAAGACTTTTACATCTAAGGAGGAGGCTTTGACTTTCATCAATGATGTTTGCATACCCCATCCATGGCGTCGATCCATATGCATCGATGACCGTTCGATCGGCTTCATCTCCATTTTCCCAGGATCGGGTGATGACAGGTGTAGGGCTGATATGGGGTATGGTATAGCCACAAAGTACTGGGGCCAGGGAATAACTACCAAGGCAGTGAAGACTGCTCTCTCACAAGTGTTCAAGGACTTGCCTAATTTGGTAAGGTTGCAATCTTTTGTTGTTGTAGAGAATATAGCATCTCAAAGGGTCCTAGAAAAAGCTGGGTTCCTCAAGGAGGGTATGCTGAGGAAGTATACCTATCTTAAGGGGAATTTAGAGGACTTGTTTGTCTCCAGCTTTTTAGCCACAAACTCCTTCCCAGTTGTTGACCCTTAG
- the LOC115982244 gene encoding acyltransferase-like protein At1g54570, chloroplastic, with the protein MRFSSSPVSFHYKLGMCKKLRNRKNHFKLIEWLQKFRGFDDIMPWDTLLWKLKLLKSAAAYAYSRLHAVKAKVLVLASGKDNMLPSRDEAERF; encoded by the exons ATGAGATTTTCCTCAAGTCCTGTTTCATTTCACTACAAATTAGGGATGTGCAAAAAACTGAGGAACCGAAAAAACCATTTCAAATTGATCGAATGGTTGCAAAAATTTCGG GGTTTTGATGATATTATGCCGTGGGACACTCTTCTTTGGAAGCTGAAGCTGCTTAAATCAGCTGCTGCTTATGCCTATTCCCGTCTCCATGCTGTTAAAGCCAAAGTTCTTGTGTTGGCTAG TGGCAAGGATAACATGCTTCCTAGTAGAGATGAAGCCGAACGATTTTAA